A single region of the Nocardioides aquaticus genome encodes:
- a CDS encoding WS/DGAT/MGAT family O-acyltransferase — translation MARTLLSVNDSAWLFAETRRTPMQVGMLATFRVPEGEPTFVADLVARWREARHFHPPYNYLFHRFPVPSWSELEDEQIDLDYHLRHSALPSPGSQRELGVLVSRLHSSRMDRRYPLWECHVIEGLEEDRWSLYFKAHHSQVDGVGGVRLLRRMLSVDPERRGMLPPWAVGAHGPDQSGLPPREEPAREVERASDVADRDSLLGDLATGVADRVRASASVGGSLARTYAETLTGLRRDPDRAVPFRAPRSILNERIHAPRRFATQHYSVDRLKAVAAAAGASLNDVYLALCGGALRRYLLEMDALPAEDLTANVPVSVRPEGGARVGNALTFLYASLGTTVEDPLERVALIKASTRLGKTRLPDVGGAAMDAYTVALMAPFLSVALLGVGGHGRPAANVVVSNVPGPAETRYLDGSPVEEIYPVSLLFNGQALNITGVSYDGSFNIGFTGCRDSVPSLQRIAVYSGEELERLEQALGL, via the coding sequence GTGGCGCGCACGCTGCTGTCCGTGAACGACTCGGCCTGGCTGTTCGCCGAGACCCGTCGTACCCCGATGCAGGTCGGGATGCTCGCGACGTTCCGGGTGCCCGAGGGCGAGCCGACCTTCGTGGCCGACCTCGTCGCGCGGTGGCGGGAGGCGCGGCACTTCCACCCTCCCTACAACTACCTCTTCCACCGGTTCCCGGTGCCGAGCTGGTCCGAGCTCGAGGACGAGCAGATCGACCTCGACTACCACCTGCGGCACTCCGCCCTGCCCTCGCCCGGATCACAGCGCGAGCTCGGCGTGCTCGTCTCGCGGCTGCACTCCTCCCGGATGGACCGGCGCTACCCGTTGTGGGAGTGCCACGTCATCGAGGGCCTGGAGGAGGACCGCTGGTCGTTGTACTTCAAGGCGCACCACTCCCAGGTCGACGGCGTCGGCGGGGTACGCCTGCTGCGCCGGATGCTCTCGGTCGACCCGGAGCGCCGCGGGATGCTGCCGCCGTGGGCCGTCGGCGCCCACGGGCCCGACCAGTCCGGCCTGCCACCGCGCGAGGAGCCCGCCCGCGAGGTGGAGCGCGCCTCCGACGTCGCCGACCGCGACTCGCTGCTGGGCGACCTCGCCACCGGGGTGGCCGACCGGGTGCGCGCGAGCGCGTCGGTCGGCGGCTCGCTGGCGCGGACCTACGCCGAGACGCTGACCGGCCTGCGCCGCGACCCCGACCGCGCGGTGCCCTTCCGTGCCCCGCGCTCGATCCTCAACGAGCGCATCCACGCCCCCCGCCGCTTCGCCACCCAGCACTACTCGGTGGACCGGCTCAAGGCCGTCGCGGCGGCAGCCGGGGCGAGCCTCAACGACGTCTACCTCGCGCTCTGCGGCGGCGCGCTGCGCCGCTACCTGCTCGAGATGGACGCGCTGCCCGCCGAGGACCTCACCGCGAACGTGCCGGTGTCGGTGCGCCCGGAGGGCGGCGCCCGGGTCGGCAACGCGCTCACCTTCCTCTACGCCAGCCTCGGCACCACCGTGGAGGACCCGCTGGAGCGGGTGGCGCTGATCAAGGCCTCGACGCGGTTGGGCAAGACCCGCCTCCCCGACGTGGGCGGTGCGGCGATGGACGCCTACACCGTGGCGCTGATGGCACCGTTCCTGTCCGTGGCGCTGCTCGGGGTGGGCGGTCACGGCCGCCCGGCCGCCAACGTCGTGGTCTCCAACGTGCCCGGACCGGCCGAGACCCGCTACCTCGACGGCTCACCCGTGGAGGAGATCTACCCGGTCAGCCTGCTCTTCAACGGCCAGGCCCTCAACATCACCGGCGTCAGCTACGACGGCTCCTTCAACATCGGTTTCACCGGGTGCCGCGACTCCGTCCCGAGCCTCCAGCGCATCGCGGTGTACTCCGGCGAGGAGCTGGAGCGCCTCGAGCAGGCCCTCGGCCTGTGA
- a CDS encoding adenylate/guanylate cyclase domain-containing protein: protein MSTLTALLGGAALLLAAALVATVLVLRREQRAHAATRARADLLEADLDAALRPPSPGTGVERAVRRVVRTAAQLRREGVGGLLQSSLDDLQTWATDGRSQVATMAATDGTVTLFFSDIEGSTRLNARLGDDAFVKVLAAHDALVRSRVEKHRGQVVKTAGDGFMVAFRDAEAACRAALSIQRRLASGRDHRLRKERVAVRIGVHTGTAVSRDGDYFGRNVAMAARLADLADGGQVLASRAVADALDEDAAVVLEPAGETGLRGLPGTHQVFRVASRPG from the coding sequence GTGAGCACCCTGACCGCCCTGCTGGGCGGTGCGGCCCTCCTGCTCGCGGCGGCACTGGTGGCGACCGTGCTGGTGCTGCGCCGTGAGCAGCGCGCCCACGCCGCCACCCGGGCCCGCGCGGACCTGCTCGAGGCCGACCTGGACGCCGCGCTGCGCCCGCCCTCGCCGGGCACCGGCGTGGAGCGCGCGGTACGCCGGGTGGTGCGCACCGCCGCCCAGCTGCGCCGCGAGGGCGTCGGTGGCCTGCTCCAGTCGTCGCTCGACGACCTGCAGACCTGGGCCACCGACGGTCGGTCCCAGGTCGCCACCATGGCCGCGACCGACGGCACGGTGACCCTGTTCTTCTCCGACATCGAGGGCTCCACCCGGCTCAACGCCCGCCTCGGCGACGACGCGTTCGTCAAGGTCCTCGCCGCCCACGACGCGCTGGTCCGCTCCCGGGTCGAGAAGCACCGCGGCCAGGTCGTCAAGACCGCCGGCGACGGGTTCATGGTGGCCTTCCGCGACGCCGAGGCCGCGTGCCGTGCCGCGCTGAGCATCCAGCGGCGGCTGGCCTCCGGCCGCGACCACCGGCTGCGCAAGGAGCGCGTCGCCGTCCGGATCGGGGTCCACACCGGAACCGCCGTCAGCCGCGACGGCGACTACTTCGGGCGCAACGTCGCGATGGCGGCGCGCCTGGCCGACCTGGCCGACGGCGGTCAGGTGCTGGCCTCCCGGGCGGTGGCCGACGCGCTCGACGAGGACGCGGCCGTCGTCCTCGAGCCGGCGGGCGAGACCGGGCTGCGCGGCCTGCCGGGCACCCACCAGGTGTTCCGGGTCGCCTCCCGCCCGGGCTAG
- a CDS encoding response regulator transcription factor, producing MPALIQDPVQPDAPARVVRVLLVDDHELVLRGLRSLLDAEPDLEVAGEAGDVAGAMRELRRVAPDLAVVDVRLPDGDGAEVCRAALAQGTAVVVLTAFDDEAAVAGVLAAGASGVLLKGAGGERILAGMRQVAAGGTLPLPPVRPRGAGPEGTPPAGVVAAADSVGIVPGTRPALWRLTPRERAVLDLMAEGLSNRRIAGELQISEKTVKNHVTGMLSKLGVARRTQAVALLLRQRD from the coding sequence ATGCCAGCCCTGATCCAGGACCCCGTTCAGCCCGACGCCCCGGCGCGGGTCGTACGGGTGCTGCTGGTCGACGACCACGAGCTGGTGCTGCGGGGGCTGCGGTCGCTGCTGGACGCCGAGCCGGACCTCGAGGTGGCAGGCGAGGCCGGGGACGTGGCCGGAGCGATGCGAGAGCTGCGCCGGGTCGCGCCGGACCTCGCCGTGGTCGACGTCCGGCTGCCGGACGGCGACGGCGCCGAGGTGTGCCGCGCCGCGCTGGCCCAGGGCACGGCGGTCGTGGTGCTCACCGCCTTCGACGACGAGGCGGCCGTCGCCGGGGTGCTCGCCGCCGGCGCCTCGGGCGTGCTGCTGAAGGGCGCCGGCGGGGAGCGGATCCTCGCCGGGATGCGCCAGGTCGCGGCCGGCGGCACCCTCCCGCTGCCCCCGGTACGCCCGCGCGGCGCCGGTCCGGAGGGCACCCCGCCCGCCGGGGTCGTGGCCGCGGCCGACTCCGTGGGGATCGTGCCCGGCACCCGCCCCGCCCTGTGGCGCCTCACCCCGCGGGAGCGGGCGGTGCTCGACCTGATGGCCGAGGGGCTGAGCAACCGGCGCATCGCCGGCGAGCTCCAGATCAGCGAGAAGACGGTGAAGAACCACGTGACCGGGATGCTCTCCAAGCTCGGTGTCGCGCGGCGTACGCAGGCCGTCGCGCTGCTGCTCCGCCAGCGCGACTAG
- a CDS encoding BCCT family transporter translates to MALDEQTPTPGPVPGPAPGAPGASAADRPLSPRWRDNVDLVVFVVTGVIAIGFVVWGIVSTENLASASTTAQDAVVTNGGWFFVLVSSFFVVYVLWLAASRYGKIPLGHDGEKPEFKTVSWIAMMFSAGMGIGLMFYGVAEPLSHFTSPPPGTVQGGSDEAIEVAMATTMFHWGLHPWAIYAVVGIAIAYGSYRAGRSQTISAAFWPLLGRHSEGAFGRVVDILAIFATLFGSAASLGLGALQIAGGLRFNGWVGDVGTPVLVGIIAVLTVAFIASAVSGVEKGIQYLSNGNMVLALTLAVFVFVVGPTLLILNLLPTTLADYLGQMGEMASRTAATGDADMNAWLGDWTVFYWAWWVSWTPFVGMFIARISRGRTIRQFVTGVLLVPTLVSLVWFAVFGGAAIDQQRSSGDLAPDGVVNFDTALFAMLGDYPLASISTVVVMVLVAVFFVSGADAASLVMGTLSEKGRIEPSKRTVVFWGTLTGAVAAIMLAVGGNDALSGLQRVTVVASVPFVLVILALCLSLYRDLRHDPIIVRERAGVALVEVAVTSGADRHDGGFELVTAPSEEGVEVAEEQARAVETGGAEGERSTRDPDTPGT, encoded by the coding sequence GTGGCCCTCGATGAGCAGACCCCGACCCCCGGTCCCGTGCCCGGTCCCGCGCCCGGAGCCCCTGGAGCGAGCGCGGCCGACCGCCCCCTCTCCCCGCGCTGGCGCGACAACGTGGACCTGGTGGTCTTCGTCGTCACCGGGGTGATCGCGATCGGCTTCGTGGTCTGGGGGATCGTCAGCACCGAGAACCTCGCCTCGGCCTCGACGACCGCGCAGGACGCCGTGGTCACCAACGGCGGCTGGTTCTTCGTGCTGGTCTCGTCGTTCTTCGTCGTCTACGTGCTCTGGCTGGCCGCCAGCCGCTACGGCAAGATCCCGCTCGGCCACGACGGCGAGAAGCCGGAGTTCAAGACCGTCTCCTGGATCGCCATGATGTTCAGCGCGGGCATGGGGATCGGGCTGATGTTCTACGGCGTCGCCGAGCCGTTGTCGCACTTCACCTCCCCGCCGCCGGGGACGGTCCAGGGCGGTTCCGACGAGGCGATCGAGGTGGCCATGGCCACCACGATGTTCCACTGGGGCCTGCACCCGTGGGCGATCTACGCCGTGGTCGGGATCGCGATCGCCTACGGCAGCTACCGCGCCGGCCGTTCGCAGACGATCTCGGCCGCCTTCTGGCCCCTGCTCGGCCGGCACTCCGAGGGTGCGTTCGGGCGCGTGGTCGACATCCTGGCCATCTTCGCCACGCTCTTCGGCTCGGCCGCCTCGCTCGGCCTCGGTGCCCTGCAGATCGCCGGCGGGCTGCGCTTCAACGGGTGGGTGGGCGACGTCGGCACCCCGGTCCTGGTCGGGATCATCGCGGTCCTCACCGTCGCCTTCATCGCCTCGGCCGTCTCCGGGGTCGAGAAGGGGATCCAGTACCTCTCCAACGGCAACATGGTCCTCGCACTGACCCTCGCGGTCTTCGTCTTCGTGGTCGGCCCGACCCTGCTGATCCTGAACCTGCTGCCGACCACGCTGGCCGACTACCTCGGCCAGATGGGCGAGATGGCCTCGCGGACCGCGGCCACCGGGGACGCCGACATGAACGCCTGGCTGGGCGACTGGACCGTCTTCTACTGGGCGTGGTGGGTCTCCTGGACCCCGTTCGTCGGCATGTTCATCGCCCGGATCAGCCGTGGCCGCACCATCCGCCAGTTCGTGACCGGGGTGCTGCTGGTGCCGACCCTGGTCAGCCTGGTCTGGTTCGCGGTCTTCGGTGGCGCGGCCATCGACCAGCAGCGCTCCAGCGGCGACCTGGCCCCCGACGGGGTGGTCAACTTCGACACCGCGCTCTTCGCGATGCTCGGCGACTACCCGCTGGCCTCGATCTCCACCGTGGTCGTGATGGTCCTGGTGGCCGTCTTCTTCGTCTCCGGCGCCGACGCCGCCTCGCTGGTGATGGGCACCCTCTCGGAGAAGGGCAGGATCGAGCCCAGCAAGCGCACGGTCGTCTTCTGGGGCACCCTGACCGGCGCCGTGGCCGCGATCATGCTCGCCGTCGGCGGCAACGACGCCCTCAGCGGGCTGCAGCGGGTGACCGTGGTGGCCTCGGTGCCGTTCGTGCTGGTGATCCTCGCGCTGTGCCTCTCGCTCTACCGCGACCTGCGCCACGACCCGATCATCGTGCGCGAGCGGGCCGGCGTGGCGCTGGTCGAGGTCGCCGTGACCAGCGGTGCGGACCGCCACGACGGCGGGTTCGAGCTGGTCACCGCCCCCAGCGAGGAGGGCGTCGAGGTCGCCGAGGAGCAGGCGCGTGCCGTGGAGACCGGCGGCGCCGAGGGGGAGCGGTCGACGCGGGACCCGGACACGCCTGGGACGTAG
- a CDS encoding cystathionine beta-synthase — MQYVDSLVDLIGDTPLVRLARTLDLPVTPPGEGPVVLAKIEYLNPGGSVKDRIATRMIEAAEASGELQPGGTIVEPTSGNTGVGLAMVAQAKGYHCVFVCPDKVSEDKRNVLRAYGADVVVCPTAVAPEHPDSYYNVSDRLASEPGAWKPNQYANPHNPRSHYETTGPEVWAQTEGRITHFVAGVGTGGTISGVGRYLKEQDPSVQVVGADPSGSVYSGGTGRPYLVEGVGEDFWPDTYDRDVADRIIEVSDADSFAFTRRLAREEAMLVGGSCGMAAYAARQLAHELAGTPEGRDAVIVVLLPDSGRGYLSKIFNDDWLATYGFPTTGADAREGRTVGEVLRGKDGRLPDLVHTHPGETIAEAVAILREYGVSQMPVVRAEPPVVAQEVAGSVSDRALLDALYAGHARLTDLVEQHMSPALPTIGATEGAQAAVRLLEDADAVLVQEDGSPVGVLTRQDLLGYLSST; from the coding sequence ATGCAGTACGTGGACTCCCTGGTCGACCTCATCGGCGACACGCCCCTGGTGCGGCTGGCCCGCACCCTCGACCTCCCCGTGACGCCCCCGGGGGAGGGGCCGGTGGTGCTGGCGAAGATCGAGTACCTCAACCCCGGCGGCTCGGTGAAGGACCGGATCGCGACCCGGATGATCGAGGCCGCGGAGGCCTCCGGCGAGCTGCAGCCCGGCGGCACGATCGTCGAGCCGACCTCCGGCAACACCGGCGTCGGGCTGGCCATGGTCGCCCAGGCCAAGGGGTACCACTGCGTGTTCGTCTGCCCCGACAAGGTCAGCGAGGACAAGCGCAACGTCCTGCGCGCGTACGGCGCCGACGTCGTCGTCTGCCCGACCGCCGTGGCGCCCGAGCACCCCGACAGCTACTACAACGTCTCCGACCGGCTCGCCTCCGAGCCCGGCGCCTGGAAGCCCAACCAGTACGCCAACCCGCACAACCCGCGCTCGCACTACGAGACCACCGGGCCCGAGGTGTGGGCGCAGACCGAGGGCCGGATCACCCACTTCGTGGCCGGCGTCGGCACCGGCGGCACGATCTCGGGGGTCGGGCGCTACCTCAAGGAGCAGGACCCGTCGGTCCAGGTCGTCGGCGCCGACCCCAGCGGGTCGGTCTACTCCGGCGGCACCGGCCGGCCGTACCTCGTCGAGGGCGTCGGTGAGGACTTCTGGCCCGACACCTACGACCGCGACGTCGCCGACCGGATCATCGAGGTCTCCGACGCCGACTCGTTCGCGTTCACCCGCCGCCTGGCGCGCGAGGAGGCGATGCTGGTCGGCGGCTCCTGCGGGATGGCCGCCTACGCCGCCCGCCAGCTCGCGCACGAGCTCGCCGGCACGCCCGAGGGCCGCGACGCGGTGATCGTGGTGCTGCTGCCCGACTCCGGGCGCGGCTACCTCTCGAAGATCTTCAACGACGACTGGCTGGCCACCTACGGCTTCCCGACCACGGGGGCCGACGCCCGCGAGGGCCGCACGGTGGGGGAGGTGCTGCGCGGCAAGGACGGGCGGCTGCCCGACCTGGTGCACACCCACCCCGGCGAGACCATCGCCGAGGCCGTGGCCATCCTGAGGGAGTACGGCGTGTCCCAGATGCCGGTGGTCCGCGCGGAGCCGCCCGTGGTCGCCCAGGAGGTCGCCGGCTCGGTCTCGGACCGTGCGCTGCTCGACGCGTTGTACGCCGGTCACGCCCGGCTGACCGACCTGGTCGAGCAGCACATGTCGCCCGCGCTGCCCACGATCGGGGCCACCGAGGGCGCCCAGGCCGCGGTGCGCCTGCTCGAGGACGCCGACGCCGTGCTGGTCCAGGAGGACGGCTCCCCGGTCGGGGTGCTGACCCGCCAGGACCTGCTGGGGTACCTCAGCTCCACCTGA